In Nocardioides cavernae, a single genomic region encodes these proteins:
- a CDS encoding NADP-dependent oxidoreductase, translating to MRAFVVDRYGTDRVVPTVIADPTIGGADVLVRVHAASINPLDTMTRAGEFKRLIKRRPPFVLGHDLAGVVTEVGAEVRDIAVGDEVYSRPRDSNIGTFAEYLAVDREDVALKPRSLTFEEASAVPLVSLAAWQILVERAQVQPGQKVLVHAGAGGLGSTLIQLAKHLGATVATTCNAGTADLVRTLGSDIVIDHRAENFAEVISDYDLVIDSVGGDNLQRSLTVLRKGGLAIGVAGPPDAAFAHQVGAPRPLALVMHLLSRRVRRRAERLGVTYEFFFMRASGAQLRELAALYDSGALRPVLDRTFAFDQTPEAMAYVEQRRPTAGKVVVSMGLPGTG from the coding sequence ATGAGGGCATTCGTCGTCGACAGGTACGGCACGGACCGGGTCGTGCCGACCGTGATCGCGGATCCGACGATCGGCGGGGCGGACGTCCTTGTCCGTGTCCACGCCGCCAGCATCAACCCGCTCGACACGATGACGCGCGCCGGCGAGTTCAAGCGCCTCATCAAGCGCAGGCCACCGTTCGTCCTGGGCCACGACCTGGCCGGCGTGGTCACCGAGGTCGGCGCCGAGGTGCGCGACATCGCCGTCGGCGACGAGGTCTACTCGCGTCCGCGCGACTCGAACATCGGCACGTTCGCCGAGTACCTTGCGGTGGACCGGGAGGACGTGGCCCTCAAGCCCCGGTCGCTGACCTTCGAAGAGGCGTCCGCGGTCCCGCTCGTCTCCCTGGCCGCGTGGCAGATCCTGGTCGAACGAGCGCAGGTGCAGCCCGGTCAGAAGGTCCTGGTCCACGCAGGGGCCGGTGGACTGGGATCGACACTCATCCAGCTCGCGAAGCACTTGGGCGCCACCGTCGCCACGACCTGCAACGCGGGCACGGCCGACCTCGTACGCACACTGGGCTCCGACATCGTCATCGACCACCGCGCCGAGAACTTCGCCGAGGTGATCTCCGACTACGACCTGGTCATCGACTCCGTCGGCGGCGACAACCTGCAGAGGTCCCTCACCGTGCTGCGCAAGGGCGGCCTGGCGATCGGTGTCGCCGGCCCACCCGACGCCGCGTTCGCCCACCAGGTCGGCGCCCCCCGCCCGCTCGCCCTGGTGATGCACCTCCTCAGCCGTCGGGTGCGCCGCCGGGCCGAGCGGCTCGGCGTGACCTACGAATTCTTCTTCATGCGCGCCAGCGGCGCCCAGCTTCGCGAGCTGGCTGCGCTCTACGACTCCGGCGCCCTGCGCCCGGTCCTCGACCGCACCTTCGCCTTCGACCAGACGCCGGAGGCGATGGCGTACGTCGAGCAGCGGCGCCCCACGGCAGGCAAGGTCGTGGTGAGCATGGGACTCCCGGGCACGGGCTGA
- a CDS encoding TetR/AcrR family transcriptional regulator, whose translation MTRYADGHKDATRRRILDAAGRRFKRDGVDASGIAAVMADAGLTNGAFYAHFDSKDELVTHVVTDQVRHQSERAGIDLSAPDGLLAFIDDYLSRDHRDSISSGCPSAALLLDVSRGSASTRRAYGEEVVVMVDAMAALLDAKDPGGRRLAAMSLFASMVGILQLARALPDDLADELLTRGRHDVLRRAEQLLSGRTPHDQSREESS comes from the coding sequence ATGACCAGGTACGCCGATGGCCACAAGGACGCGACGAGACGGCGCATCCTCGACGCTGCCGGTCGGCGGTTCAAGCGCGACGGCGTCGACGCGTCGGGCATCGCGGCAGTGATGGCGGACGCCGGTCTGACCAACGGTGCCTTCTACGCGCACTTCGACTCCAAGGACGAGCTCGTCACCCACGTCGTCACGGATCAGGTGCGCCACCAGAGCGAGCGAGCAGGAATCGACCTGAGCGCCCCCGACGGCCTTCTCGCCTTCATCGACGACTACCTGTCGCGCGATCACCGGGACAGCATCAGCAGCGGATGCCCCTCGGCGGCCTTGCTCCTCGACGTGTCGCGAGGTTCGGCGTCGACCCGCCGCGCCTACGGTGAGGAGGTCGTCGTGATGGTCGACGCCATGGCGGCTCTCCTCGACGCGAAAGATCCTGGAGGGCGCCGCCTCGCTGCGATGAGCCTCTTCGCCTCGATGGTCGGCATCCTCCAGCTGGCCCGCGCCCTGCCGGACGACCTCGCCGACGAGCTGCTGACCCGGGGAAGGCACGACGTCCTGCGCCGGGCTGAACAGCTCCTCAGTGGGCGCACACCTCACGACCAGAGCAGGGAAGAGTCTTCATGA
- a CDS encoding LutC/YkgG family protein: protein MSPAVDLPPAPRAPDRGDLIALFVERVEDYRALVTRCAPDEVGSVVAEVLGSASSVVPPGLGLEVPGSVVDDGWTAAELDAIDAVVTRARVGIAETGTIVLDHAPDQGRRAISLVPDLHVCIVDATQVVADVPDAIALLDPARPTTWISGPSATSDIELDRVEGVHGPRTLHVVLLG, encoded by the coding sequence GTGTCGCCCGCGGTGGACCTTCCTCCGGCCCCTCGCGCCCCCGACCGCGGCGACCTGATCGCGTTGTTCGTCGAGCGCGTCGAGGACTACCGGGCGTTGGTCACTCGGTGCGCTCCCGACGAAGTCGGATCGGTGGTCGCCGAGGTGCTCGGATCGGCGTCCAGCGTCGTACCTCCCGGACTCGGTCTCGAGGTTCCCGGCTCCGTCGTCGATGACGGATGGACCGCCGCCGAGCTCGACGCGATCGACGCCGTCGTCACGCGCGCCAGGGTGGGGATCGCCGAGACCGGCACGATCGTGCTCGACCACGCGCCCGACCAGGGCCGTCGGGCGATCAGCCTCGTGCCGGACCTCCACGTCTGCATCGTCGATGCGACGCAGGTCGTGGCCGACGTACCCGACGCGATCGCCCTGCTCGACCCCGCCCGCCCCACGACGTGGATCAGCGGGCCCTCGGCCACGAGCGACATCGAGCTCGACCGGGTCGAGGGCGTGCACGGCCCTCGCACGCTGCACGTGGTGCTCTTGGGGTGA
- a CDS encoding alpha/beta fold hydrolase, with amino-acid sequence MSNHASDHTVTAYKDAPTREITAGGVTFAYRELGPTGGVPVVFFVHLAATLDNWDPRIVDAIAAHRHVITFDNRGVGASSGTVPDTIEAMADDALTFVRALGHHTIDVFSFSMGGMVAQALIVKDPGLVRRLVLTGTGPKGGKDMDKVARTTYYDILRAALTRSDPKEFLFFNRDASGKAAAKAFVKRLEERAADRDSPMKPRGFQTQLAAIKRWGRGSPDDLSVITQPTLIANGDNDRMVPSILSEDLHRRIKGSQLIIYPNSGHGGILQHHDEFAPIAAAFLAPGATTADGTGSS; translated from the coding sequence ATGAGCAACCACGCGTCAGACCACACCGTCACGGCCTACAAGGACGCGCCCACGCGTGAGATCACGGCAGGTGGCGTCACCTTCGCCTATCGGGAGCTCGGCCCGACGGGTGGTGTCCCGGTCGTCTTCTTCGTGCACCTGGCCGCAACCCTGGACAACTGGGATCCTCGGATCGTGGACGCCATCGCCGCCCACCGGCACGTGATCACCTTCGACAACCGGGGCGTCGGGGCCTCGTCCGGCACGGTGCCCGACACGATCGAGGCGATGGCCGACGATGCCCTCACCTTCGTCCGGGCGCTGGGCCACCACACGATCGACGTCTTCTCCTTCTCGATGGGCGGCATGGTCGCCCAGGCGCTCATCGTCAAGGACCCCGGCCTCGTGCGCAGGCTCGTCCTGACCGGCACCGGTCCCAAGGGCGGCAAGGACATGGACAAGGTCGCGCGCACGACCTACTACGACATCCTTCGAGCCGCCCTGACGCGCTCGGACCCGAAGGAATTCCTCTTCTTCAACCGTGACGCGTCGGGCAAGGCGGCGGCCAAGGCGTTCGTGAAGCGCCTCGAGGAACGCGCCGCCGACCGGGACTCGCCGATGAAGCCGCGGGGGTTCCAGACGCAGCTCGCGGCGATCAAGAGGTGGGGGCGGGGTTCACCCGACGACCTCTCGGTGATCACCCAGCCGACCCTGATCGCCAACGGCGACAACGATCGGATGGTGCCGTCGATCCTGTCCGAGGACCTGCACCGCCGGATCAAGGGCTCGCAGCTGATCATCTACCCGAACTCCGGGCATGGAGGGATCCTCCAGCACCACGACGAGTTCGCGCCCATCGCAGCAGCGTTCCTCGCCCCGGGGGCAACCACGGCAGACGGCACAGGATCATCTTGA